A genome region from Penicillium psychrofluorescens genome assembly, chromosome: 3 includes the following:
- a CDS encoding uncharacterized protein (ID:PFLUO_004415-T1.cds;~source:funannotate), with product MDPVPDDQTQKRASLRDKCNRAVSELIQALDSQAQDAYRSDELTVLGVSLGMFDPNGQDFLNSKACLFEPLSSGALEEYSLLESELNGGALEYYFKFDEIYDHPTNVKNPPSSYIMAERAYQIFSHLDILYCHYEKKMGSDLVFLGEVSGWDQMKHGNSFHDGPEGLLLGLRHGLPDWNTEAMREWQEDEDDQATTYPHIMLIICTGAEAKDDELLFGELGPIAQAIQNRLSQTEFEKTSLFPVLAVSLFGPRHGRLLHAKFNKSGLLKVRASPIYSFRHKAEAPFKLFLRYHACEPRYGPEYEFYSDEEDPPKAPEYVSPSPAADKKNLPPKEENAPSAEEP from the exons ATGGACCCCGTACCCGATGACCAAACGCAGAAGCGTGCTAGCCTGAGAGACAAATGCAATCGAGCGGTGTCAGAACTTATCCAGGCACTGGACTCCCAGGCACAGGATGCTTATCGAAGCGATGAGCTTACTGTCCTTGGAGTCTCCCTTGGAATGTTCGACCCCAATGGTCAAGATTTTCTCAACTCCAAAGCCTGTCTCTTTGAGCCTCTATCCTCGGGGGCGCTTGAAGAGTACTCTCTGCTCGAGTCCGAACTTAACGGGGGCGCTCTCGAGTACTACTTCAAGTTTGACGAGATTTACGATCACCCTACGAATGTGAAAAATCCTCCCTCTTCTTATATTATGGCGGAGAGAGCATACCAAATATTTAGTCACCTAGATATCCTCTACTGCCACTATGAAAAGAAGATGGGGAGCGACCTCGTTTTCCTGGGGGAAGTCTCTGGATGGGACCAGATGAA GCACGGCAATTCATTTCACGATGGCCCAGAAGGACTACTGCTTGGTCTCCGCCATGGGCTTCCAGATTGGAATACTGAGGCCATGCGCGAGTGGcaggaagacgaggacgaccAAGCGACAACTTACCCACACATCATGCTCATCATTTGCACTGGGGCAGAGGCGAAGGATGATGAGCTGCTTTTTGGCGAACTGGGACCCATCGCGCAGGCGATCCAAAATCGTCTCAGCCAGACGGAATTTGAGAAGACATCGCTCTTCCCG GTGCTGGCCGTCTCACTTTTTGGGCCGCGACATGGGCGTCTCCTACACGCCAAATTTAACAAGTCCGGTCTCTTAAAAGTCCGAGCCTCGCCAATTTACAGCTTTCGACACAAAGCGGAGGCACCCTTCAAACTGTTCCTTCGTTACCATGCCTGCGAACCTCGATATGGACCGGAATACGAGTTTTATAGTGACGAGGAGGATCCACCTAAGGCCCCCGAGTATGTCTCCCCATCACCCGCAGCGGATAAGAAAAATCTCCCTcccaaggaagagaatgcTCCGTCTGCCGAAGAGCCTTGA